The following proteins are encoded in a genomic region of Streptomyces lunaelactis:
- a CDS encoding NADH-quinone oxidoreductase subunit NuoF family protein produces MTQGFDLVERLDLPMHLKVHGPLEPMSGERLAQLADDITLRGRGGAGFPFGQKLRAVAKSAIRRGVRPVVVINGSEGEPACRKDTVLLNRAPHLILDGALIAAEALGARTLVVAVTRNSTEISMRAALAERGLSDRRGQQLRARVVRTPERMVSGEASSVIRAVNGGPALPPGRRERASDTGVGGAPTLLSNAETFAQLAIGARIGAHRYSHTGLDTEPGTVMLTISGAVARPMVVEVPTGVPLRYVLQLAGAPPLPQGVLTGGYHGNWIDSIAVHEALVSRESLASVGGSLGAGAILPIGPETCPLGEALRVANWLAAETAGQCGPCKLGLPAAAGGLSDVMNGGGPAALEALREVTQAVKGRGACKHPDGSARFFASTLSAFTDDLAAHVLDGGCGRETVGVLPLPNPGYEEAEESIPSGEKLAVDWTLCQGHGLCADIVPELIRLGPDGYPAVADATVPMHLRGRSQRAVRRCPALALRIEQAPAERAPAPTSRPALPSSNRKALGSGRG; encoded by the coding sequence CTGACGCAGGGTTTCGACCTTGTCGAGCGCCTCGACCTCCCCATGCATCTCAAGGTGCACGGCCCTCTTGAACCCATGAGCGGCGAGCGGCTCGCGCAGCTCGCCGACGACATAACCCTGCGCGGCCGTGGTGGTGCCGGCTTCCCTTTCGGGCAGAAGCTCCGCGCCGTGGCGAAGTCCGCCATCCGGCGCGGGGTGCGGCCCGTCGTCGTGATCAACGGCAGTGAGGGCGAGCCCGCCTGCCGCAAGGACACCGTTCTGCTCAACCGCGCCCCCCATCTGATCCTGGACGGCGCCCTGATCGCCGCAGAGGCGCTCGGCGCGCGCACCCTGGTCGTCGCGGTCACCCGTAACTCCACGGAGATCTCCATGCGCGCCGCCCTCGCCGAGCGCGGACTCTCCGACCGGCGCGGGCAGCAGCTGCGCGCGCGAGTGGTCCGCACTCCCGAGCGCATGGTCTCCGGCGAGGCCTCCTCCGTCATCCGCGCGGTGAACGGCGGCCCCGCCCTGCCGCCCGGCCGTCGTGAGCGCGCCTCCGACACCGGAGTCGGCGGTGCCCCCACCCTGCTGTCCAACGCGGAGACGTTCGCGCAGCTCGCCATCGGCGCCCGCATCGGCGCCCACCGCTACAGCCACACCGGCCTCGACACCGAGCCGGGCACCGTGATGCTGACGATCTCCGGGGCGGTGGCGCGCCCGATGGTCGTCGAGGTCCCCACGGGTGTACCCCTGCGGTACGTACTGCAGCTGGCGGGTGCCCCGCCGCTCCCCCAGGGCGTGCTGACGGGCGGCTACCACGGCAACTGGATCGACTCGATCGCCGTCCACGAGGCGCTCGTCTCACGCGAGTCCCTGGCCTCCGTGGGCGGCTCGCTGGGCGCCGGCGCGATCCTGCCGATCGGCCCCGAGACCTGCCCGCTGGGCGAGGCGCTGCGGGTGGCCAACTGGCTCGCCGCCGAGACCGCCGGCCAGTGCGGCCCCTGCAAGCTCGGCCTGCCCGCCGCGGCCGGTGGCCTGTCCGACGTGATGAACGGTGGCGGCCCTGCCGCCCTGGAGGCGCTGCGCGAGGTCACCCAGGCCGTGAAGGGCCGGGGCGCGTGCAAGCACCCCGACGGCTCCGCGCGGTTCTTCGCCTCGACCCTGTCCGCCTTCACCGACGACCTCGCCGCCCATGTGCTCGACGGCGGCTGCGGACGCGAGACGGTCGGCGTGCTGCCGCTTCCCAATCCCGGCTACGAAGAGGCGGAGGAGTCGATTCCGAGCGGTGAGAAGCTCGCCGTCGACTGGACGCTCTGCCAGGGCCACGGGCTCTGCGCGGACATCGTCCCCGAGCTGATCCGGCTCGGCCCCGACGGCTACCCGGCGGTGGCCGACGCGACCGTTCCGATGCATCTGCGGGGGCGCTCACAGCGGGCTGTACGCCGCTGTCCCGCGCTGGCGCTCCGTATCGAGCAGGCACCGGCCGAGCGGGCCCCCGCGCCCACCAGCCGCCCAGCTCTGCCCAGCAGCAACCGCAAGGCCCTTGGCAGCGGCCGCGGTTGA
- a CDS encoding histidine phosphatase family protein, which produces MNGSDTSKRSRGRRVVLWRHGQTAWNLERRFQGSTDIALTEAGVAQARRAARLLASLKPDAIVASDLKRAAATAGELAGITGLDISYDAALRETYAGAWQGLTHEEIVGQYGEQYAAWKRGEPVRRGGGELETEVADRAAPVVLHHAEKLPDDGTLVVVSHGGTIRTTIGRLLGLEAHHWEGLGGLTNCCWSVLGEGARGWRLLEHNAGTLPEPVLGDDD; this is translated from the coding sequence CTGAACGGCAGCGACACCAGCAAGCGCAGCAGGGGCCGCCGCGTCGTCCTGTGGCGGCACGGCCAGACCGCCTGGAACCTGGAGCGCCGCTTCCAGGGCTCCACGGACATTGCCCTGACCGAGGCCGGCGTCGCCCAGGCGCGCCGCGCCGCCCGGCTGCTCGCCTCGCTGAAGCCCGACGCGATCGTCGCCTCGGACCTCAAGCGGGCAGCGGCCACGGCCGGCGAGCTGGCCGGGATCACCGGGCTCGACATCTCCTACGACGCCGCCCTGCGCGAGACGTACGCCGGTGCCTGGCAGGGGCTGACCCACGAGGAGATCGTCGGGCAGTACGGCGAGCAGTACGCCGCCTGGAAGCGCGGCGAACCCGTGCGCCGCGGCGGCGGCGAGCTGGAGACCGAGGTCGCCGACCGGGCCGCTCCTGTGGTGCTCCACCACGCCGAGAAGCTGCCCGACGACGGCACGCTCGTCGTCGTCAGCCACGGCGGCACGATCCGCACCACCATCGGCCGACTGCTCGGTCTGGAGGCCCACCACTGGGAGGGGCTCGGCGGTCTCACGAACTGCTGCTGGTCGGTGCTCGGCGAGGGCGCTCGCGGCTGGCGGCTCCTTGAGCACAACGCCGGCACGCTGCCGGAACCGGTCCTCGGCGACGACGACTGA
- the rsfS gene encoding ribosome silencing factor, which yields MTATDRSIELVNAAAQAAADRLAHDIIAYDVSDVLSITDAFLLASAPNDRQVKSIVDEIEERLNKELGAKPVRREGDRDARWILLDYIDIVVHVQHSEERVFYALERLWKDCPELPLPEDALKTRGKAEEHAQLTGDPEGELS from the coding sequence GTGACCGCCACGGATCGCTCCATCGAGCTCGTCAACGCCGCCGCTCAGGCGGCCGCCGACCGGCTCGCGCACGACATCATCGCGTACGACGTCAGTGATGTGCTGTCGATCACCGACGCATTCCTGCTCGCCTCCGCGCCCAACGACCGCCAGGTCAAGTCGATCGTCGACGAGATCGAGGAGCGGCTCAACAAGGAGCTCGGCGCCAAGCCGGTGCGCCGCGAGGGCGACCGCGACGCCCGCTGGATCCTGCTCGACTACATCGACATCGTCGTGCACGTCCAGCACAGCGAGGAGCGTGTCTTCTACGCCCTGGAGCGGCTGTGGAAGGACTGCCCCGAGCTGCCTCTCCCCGAGGACGCACTGAAGACCCGCGGCAAGGCCGAGGAGCACGCGCAGCTCACCGGCGACCCGGAAGGTGAGCTGAGCTGA
- a CDS encoding LCP family protein, producing MNDQQNPYDPYYQQPQIIGYDEYGQPVYQQPQQYDPYAQQQPQYPQQSQSPEQGQSQGQGYGYDPYAQQQQPQSEQPQQYDPYGRQTQSQGYGNGGYGYDTGQQPAAVDTTQQWNIPQQQAPAEPQTQPRPQVRPQAQAPEPGVPEQRRPAPDRDYRTEQFTFIEEPDEDSEDVIDWLKFTESRSERREGARRRGRNRLVALVVVLALAVVGGVGYLWYAGKLPGLADTDKKNTTATGPQKRDVIVVHLHNTKKKGTSTALLVNNVTTKQGTTVLLPNSLSVANDDGTATTLAKSVEDDGSTGTREAVGSLLGAKITGTWRLDTPYLENLVELVGNIDLTTDTDVPGAKKGEAPLVKKGENQTLNGRAAVAYATYLGPGEAEAKQLQRFGQVMQGVLRKLPDDPKAATVTIETLAQILDPSLRESDLGATLAKLAAHAKGGDYKTAVLPVQQDGTLTEQTANSVVKDVLGGTVSAPEKDAAVRVGVRNASGNTGATEAARIDLVNGGYTVLDGGKTADTTSSSQVTYGSETQKAKAVEVAKTLGLPASAVKQGKAVTNADVSVVLGKDYKAE from the coding sequence GTGAACGACCAGCAGAATCCGTACGACCCGTACTACCAGCAGCCGCAGATCATCGGCTACGACGAGTACGGGCAGCCGGTGTATCAGCAGCCCCAGCAGTACGACCCTTACGCGCAGCAGCAGCCCCAGTACCCTCAGCAATCGCAGTCTCCCGAGCAGGGGCAGAGCCAGGGACAGGGATACGGGTACGACCCGTACGCGCAGCAGCAGCAGCCGCAGTCCGAGCAGCCTCAGCAGTACGACCCGTACGGCCGGCAGACGCAGTCCCAGGGGTACGGCAACGGCGGCTACGGCTACGACACGGGCCAGCAGCCCGCGGCCGTGGACACCACCCAGCAGTGGAACATCCCGCAGCAGCAGGCCCCCGCCGAGCCGCAGACGCAGCCCCGGCCACAGGTGCGGCCGCAGGCACAGGCGCCCGAGCCTGGCGTGCCCGAGCAGCGCCGGCCCGCGCCCGACCGCGACTACCGGACCGAGCAGTTCACCTTCATCGAGGAGCCCGACGAGGATTCCGAAGACGTCATCGACTGGCTGAAGTTCACCGAGAGCCGCTCCGAGCGGCGCGAGGGGGCCAGGCGGCGTGGCCGCAACCGCCTCGTCGCGCTCGTCGTCGTGCTGGCGCTGGCCGTCGTGGGCGGCGTCGGCTACCTCTGGTACGCGGGCAAGCTGCCCGGCCTCGCGGACACGGACAAGAAGAACACCACGGCGACCGGACCGCAGAAGCGGGACGTGATCGTGGTGCATCTGCACAACACCAAGAAAAAGGGCACCTCCACGGCGCTCCTCGTCAACAACGTCACCACCAAGCAGGGCACTACCGTCCTGCTCCCCAACTCGCTCTCCGTCGCCAACGACGACGGCACCGCCACCACCCTCGCCAAGTCCGTCGAGGACGACGGCTCGACGGGCACCCGGGAGGCCGTCGGCAGCCTCCTCGGTGCCAAGATCACCGGCACCTGGCGGCTCGACACCCCGTATCTGGAGAACCTGGTCGAGCTGGTCGGCAATATCGACCTGACCACCGACACCGACGTGCCCGGCGCGAAGAAGGGCGAGGCGCCGCTGGTGAAGAAGGGTGAGAACCAGACGCTGAACGGGCGGGCTGCTGTCGCGTACGCCACCTACCTCGGGCCGGGCGAGGCCGAGGCGAAGCAGCTGCAGCGCTTCGGCCAGGTCATGCAGGGTGTGCTGCGCAAGCTGCCGGACGACCCGAAGGCGGCGACCGTCACCATCGAGACGCTGGCGCAGATCCTCGACCCGTCGCTGCGCGAGAGCGACCTCGGCGCCACGCTGGCGAAGCTCGCCGCGCACGCCAAGGGCGGCGACTACAAGACGGCGGTGCTGCCCGTCCAGCAGGACGGCACTCTCACCGAGCAGACCGCCAACAGCGTCGTCAAGGACGTCCTGGGCGGCACGGTCTCCGCACCGGAGAAGGACGCGGCCGTCCGTGTGGGCGTCAGGAACGCGTCCGGGAACACGGGCGCCACGGAGGCCGCCCGGATCGACCTGGTCAACGGCGGCTACACCGTCCTCGACGGCGGCAAGACCGCCGACACCACGTCGTCCTCGCAGGTCACCTACGGAAGCGAGACGCAGAAGGCGAAGGCGGTGGAGGTCGCCAAGACCCTGGGCCTGCCGGCGAGCGCGGTCAAGCAGGGCAAGGCGGTCACCAACGCCGATGTGTCGGTCGTCCTCGGCAAGGACTACAAGGCCGAGTGA
- the nadD gene encoding nicotinate-nucleotide adenylyltransferase, whose protein sequence is MGEQEVPTGSGSGKRRIGVMGGTFDPIHHGHLVAASEVAALFHLDEVVFVPTGQPWQKSQKAVSPAEDRYLMTVIATASNPQFSVSRIDIDRGGATYTIDTLRDLRSLNDDADLFFITGADALSQILGWRDAEELFALAHFIGVTRPGHDLTDDGLPEGGVSLVEVPALAISSTDCRARVASGDPVWYLVPDGVVRYIDKRQLYRGE, encoded by the coding sequence ATGGGAGAGCAGGAAGTGCCTACCGGTTCCGGTTCGGGCAAGCGCCGAATCGGCGTGATGGGCGGGACGTTCGACCCGATCCACCACGGACACCTGGTGGCCGCCAGCGAGGTGGCCGCCCTGTTCCACCTGGACGAGGTGGTGTTCGTACCGACCGGGCAGCCGTGGCAGAAGAGCCAGAAGGCGGTGTCTCCGGCCGAGGACCGCTATCTGATGACGGTCATCGCCACGGCGTCCAACCCGCAGTTCTCGGTGAGCCGCATCGACATCGACCGCGGCGGGGCGACTTACACGATCGATACGCTGCGGGACTTGCGCTCCCTCAACGACGACGCGGATCTTTTCTTCATCACGGGAGCCGACGCGCTCTCCCAGATCCTCGGCTGGCGGGACGCCGAAGAGCTGTTCGCGCTCGCCCACTTCATCGGTGTGACCCGGCCGGGTCACGACCTGACGGACGACGGGCTGCCAGAGGGCGGGGTCTCCCTGGTGGAGGTTCCGGCGCTGGCCATCTCGTCGACCGACTGCCGGGCCAGGGTCGCGAGCGGCGATCCGGTCTGGTACCTGGTGCCGGACGGTGTGGTGCGCTACATCGACAAGCGCCAGTTGTACCGCGGCGAGTGA
- a CDS encoding M48 family metallopeptidase, which produces MTESNHENVPSRQRKRFPGISSRAYEHPADRSALVALRKLSGFDTVFKALSGLLPERSLRLLFLSDSVRVSDAQFAHLNTMLRDACYILDLEKVPAMYVTQDPRPNAMCIGLDEPLIVLTTGLVELLDEEEMRAVVGHEVGHALSGHSVYRTVLLFLTSLALKIAWIPLGNVAIMAIVTALREWFRKSELSADRAGLLVGQDLQASMRGLMKIAGGNHLHEMNVDAFLKQAEEYEAGGDLRDSVLKILNVLPRSHPFTTVRAAELKKWAATRDYQRIMDGHYPRRTEDKDTSVSDSFRESASHYADTVRTSKDPLMKLVGDIAGGAGDLSGKLRDKFTGAAGSGSGGSSSSGGSSDGGSGTNGSNGHGNGSGPASDDDSGQGKG; this is translated from the coding sequence ATGACCGAAAGCAATCACGAGAACGTTCCGAGCAGGCAGCGCAAGCGCTTCCCGGGCATCTCATCACGGGCGTACGAACATCCCGCGGACCGCTCCGCGCTGGTCGCCCTGCGCAAGCTCAGCGGCTTCGACACCGTCTTCAAGGCACTGAGCGGGCTGCTGCCCGAGCGCAGCCTGCGGCTGCTCTTCCTCTCCGACTCGGTGCGCGTGAGCGACGCCCAGTTCGCGCATCTGAACACCATGCTGAGGGACGCCTGTTACATCCTGGACCTGGAGAAGGTCCCGGCCATGTACGTCACGCAGGACCCGCGGCCCAACGCCATGTGTATCGGCCTGGACGAGCCGCTCATCGTGCTCACGACCGGGCTGGTGGAGCTGCTCGATGAGGAGGAGATGCGGGCGGTCGTCGGGCACGAAGTGGGCCATGCTCTCTCCGGCCACTCCGTCTACCGCACGGTCCTGCTCTTCCTCACCAGCCTGGCGCTGAAGATCGCCTGGATCCCCCTCGGCAACGTCGCGATCATGGCGATCGTCACCGCGCTTCGCGAGTGGTTCCGCAAGTCGGAGCTCTCGGCGGACCGGGCGGGGCTGCTGGTCGGCCAGGACCTGCAGGCGTCGATGCGCGGTCTGATGAAGATCGCCGGTGGCAACCACCTGCACGAGATGAACGTCGACGCGTTCCTGAAGCAGGCCGAGGAGTACGAGGCCGGCGGCGATCTGCGCGACTCCGTGCTGAAGATTCTGAATGTGCTCCCCCGCTCGCACCCGTTCACCACGGTCCGCGCTGCCGAGCTGAAGAAGTGGGCCGCGACCCGCGACTACCAGCGGATCATGGACGGGCACTACCCGCGGCGCACGGAGGACAAGGACACCTCGGTGTCCGACTCCTTCCGCGAGTCCGCCTCGCACTATGCCGACACGGTCCGTACCAGCAAGGACCCCTTGATGAAGCTGGTCGGTGACATAGCCGGCGGCGCGGGTGACCTGAGCGGCAAACTGCGGGACAAGTTCACGGGCGCAGCCGGCAGCGGAAGCGGCGGGAGTTCCAGCAGCGGCGGGAGTTCCGACGGGGGCAGCGGCACGAACGGCAGCAACGGCCACGGGAACGGCAGCGGCCCTGCGAGTGACGACGACAGCGGTCAGGGCAAGGGCTGA